The Deltaproteobacteria bacterium genomic sequence TTTTCGGTCAGCTCGTCGAAGCGACGCTCGACGTTTTCGAGTTTGTCCCACATGGCCGCACCGTTAATAGCACGAAGAAAAATAATGGCTCGCGGATCCGGCCCCGCGTACCATGACCTCCGTGGCAAGCGCCAAGCGAAAGCAGGGCACCCCGGACCTCCGGGCCCTGGAAGACACCCTGGTCGAGGCCGCCCTCGAGGCCCGGAAGAAGGCCTATGCGCCCTACTCCGGCTTCCTGGTGGGGGCCGCCCTCCTGACCGAGAGCGGGGAGATCGTCGGGGGCTGCAACGTCGAGAACGCCTCCTACGGCCTCTCGATCTGCGCCGAGCGGACGGCGGTGGCCCGGGCGGTGGCCCAGGGGCACCAGCACTTCACCATGGTGGCGGTCGCCACCCAGAGCTCCCCCCCCTCGCCCCCCTGCGGCGTCTGCCTGCAGACCCTGGCAGAGTTCGAGACCGACCTGCGGGTCGTGCTGGTGAACCCCCAGGGTGAGCGCGCCCGCCTCCAGCTCACGACCCTCCTCCCGGTCCGCTTCCAGAAGAAGAGCCTGGAAGACTAGGCGGGGGCTCCCCCGATCCGGTAGCCCTCACCCCCGGATTGGGGCTACAAGGCTGCATCCATGGACTTGCTCTTCTCCGGCGGCACCATCGTCACGATGGACCCCGAGCGGCGGGTGCTCGAGGGGGACCTCCTGGTCCGGGACGGCCGCATCGTCGCGCTGGGGGAGATCCCCGGCGAGGTGCTGGCCGCCGGGCACGGGCAGCGGCCCGTGGACTGCCGGGGCAAGATCCTCATCCCGGGCCTGATCCAGAGCCACGTGCACCTCTGCCAGACCCTCTTCCGGGGACAGGCCGAGGAGCTGGAGCTCCTGGACTGGCTGCGCGAGCGGATCTGGCCCTTCGAGGCGGCGCACGACCCCGAGAGCCTGCGGGTGAGCGCCGAGCTGGGCATCGCCGAGCTCATCGCCGGGGGGACCACGGCCTGCCTGGACATGGGCACCGTCCGCCACACCGACGCCATCTTCGAGGCGGCCGAGGAGACCGGCTTCCGACTCACCGGCGGGAAGGCCATGATGGACGTGCGGCGGGGGCTGCCGGCGGGCCTCCGGGAGAAGACCTCCGACTCCCTGAAGGAGAGCGACCGCCTGCGAGAGCGCTGGGAGGGCGAGGCCGGGGGCCGGCTGCGCTACGCCTACGCGCCCCGCTTCGTCCTCTCCTGCACCGAGGAGCTGCTGCAGGGGGTGGCCGAGCGCTGCGCCGACGGGGCCCGGGTGCACACCCACGCCTCGGAGAGCCAGGAGGAGCTGGCGGCGGTGCGCGAGCGCAGCGGCCTGGACAACGTCGCCTACCTCGACCGCCTCGGCCTCACCGGTGAGCGGGTGGCCCTGGCTCACTGCGTCTGGCTCACCGCCCGCGAGCAGCGGATCCTCGCCGAGACGGGGACCCACCTCCTCCACTGCCCCTCCAGCAACCTGAAGCTGGGCTCGGGGCTGGCGAAGATCCCCGAGCTGGAGGCCCTCGGCGTGCACGTCGCCCTCGGCCCCGACGGGGCGCCCTGCAACAACAACCTCGATCAGTGGGTGGAGATGCGGCTGATGGCGCTCATCCACCTGCCGCGGGTGGGGCCGGCCGGCTTCCCGGCCCGCAAGGTCTTCGAGGCCGCCACCCTCGGGGGGGCGCGCGCGCTCGGCCTGGAGCAGGAGGTGGGCTCCCTGGAGGTGGGCAAGCGGGGCGACCTGGCGGTGCTCGACCTCCAGCGCCCCGCGACCCTGCCCGGCGGGCAGGATATCTACAGTCGGCTCGTCTTCTCGGCGGGCCGGGATTGTGTCGAGACGGTGGCCATCGACGGCCAGATCGTGTTCGATCACGGGGTCTTCCTCACCCTCGACCGAGATCGGGTGCTGCGGGAGGCCGACGCCCACGCGAGAGCGATCGTCGGCCGGATCGGCTAGCGCCAGAAGGTACCGCCATGAAGAAGCTGAAGCTCGTCACCCTCCTCGTCGCCGTGGCGACCCTCGGCGCGATCGCCGGGAGCGCGGCCACCGCCGTCGCCGCCAAGACCAGCACCCGCTACCTGGTCTTCTTCGAGCCGGGGTCCTCCTGGAACTACGGCACCGGCATCCGCCTGCAGACCGGCTTCGCCAAGCACGTCGTCTACTTCAAGAAGGCCTTCAAGGCGAAGCAGGTGACCCACGTCGGCTCGGTGAAGGGCAAGAACCTCGTGCTGGCGCTCGGCCCGAAGGGCGCGACCAAGGCCGACATGAAGGCCCTGGCCCAGGGCGATCCGATGGTGAAGGCCGGGGTGCTGAAGTTCGAGGTCCGGGACTGGACCCTCGACTTCGAGGGCGACGACGAGGGGGGCTTCTCCGAGGACGAGCTCTCCGACGCCGATATAGAGGCGTACTAGCGGGGGAGAGCTCCGCTCCCCCCCGCGGGCCCCCCCAGGGCGAGCCAGCGTGTACTCGGGACCGCTGCGCTGCGGCGGCTTCGCGCCGCCTTCGCGCGCTTCTGCCCGGGGTCGTCGGATCTCATTCGCGGGGGAGAGCTCCGCTCCCCCTCCTGGCGGCTAGCCGCCGCTCTTGAGCCAGAGGCGCAGGGACTCCTGGGCGCGGATCCGGCGGCCGGAGACCTCGCTGCGCAGCTCGTTCTTCAGCCGCTTGCCGTGGAGGAGGCGCGCCTTCTGGGTGTCCCGCCGGTGGAAGTCCAGGAAGGCCAGCAGCTCCTTCTTGATCTCCTCGTCGTAGATCGGGCAGCCCACTTCGAGCCGGCGGTCGAGGTTGCGCGGCATCCAGTCGGCGCTGGTCAGGTAGACCTTCTCGTCGCCGCCGTTGAAGAAGACCAGGATCCGGCTGTGCTCGAGGAAGCGATCGATGATGCCGGTGGCCTCCATCCGGGCCTTGCGCTTCTTGCCGGCGATGACCGGTGAGAACATCCCGCGGACCATCAGCTCGACCTCCACCCCGGCCTCGGCCGCCTCGTAGAGGCGGTGGGTCAGCTCGGGATCGGTGATGTTGTTGAGCTTCACGGTGATCCGGGCGCGCAGGCCGGCCTTCGCGTTCTCGATCTCCTGGCAGATGAGGCGATCGAACTTCCGCCGGGCGTTGAAGGGTGAGACGAGCAGGTGGCGGTAGCCCGAGACCTCGTAGGTGCCGGTGAGGAACTCGAAGACCCTCGCCACCTCCCGGGTGATCTTGCGGTTGGTGGTGAGCAGGACGTGGTCGCTGTAGAGGCGAGCGGTGGTCTCGTTGAAGTTTCCGGTGCCGATGCAGGCGTGGAGGTCGTCGCCCTTGCTGCTGCGCCGGGTGACGAGGATCAGCTTGGAGTGGACCTTCAGGCCCTGCACCCCCTGGATCACCCGGACGCCCTCGCGCTGCAGCTCCTCGGACCAGTGGATGTTGGCCTGCTCGTCGAAGCGAGCCTGCAGCTCGATGACCGCCGTGACCTCCTTGCCGTTCTTCGCCGCGTTGATGAGGGCCTTGATGACGGAAGACTGCGAGGCCAGGCGATAGAGGGTGATCTGGATCGACCGCACCTTCGGGTCGATCGAGGCCTCCCTCAGCAGGTCGATGACGTGGGTGAAGGACTGGTAGGGGAAGTGCAGCAGGACGTCGCCCCGCTGCATGCGGGCGAGGATGCTGCTGGCGCCCTCGAGGGCGGGGTGGGGCGCCGGCACGTGCCGGCGGTAGCGCAGGTTGGCCTTGCCCACGGCCGGGAAGCGGATGAGGTCCTTGAGGTTGTGGTAGCGGCCTCCGGGCAGGAAGTCGCTGTCGCTCCCCTTGAGCCCCAGCTTGCGGGTGAGCAGGCGCCGCGTGTCGTCGGGCATCGAGCGGTCGTAGACGAAGCGCACCGGGTCGCCCGCCTTCCGCTTCTCCAGGCTCTTGGCGACCTTGTCGACGTAGCTCTCGAAGACGTCGTCGTCGATGTCCAGCTCGGCGTCCCGGGTGAGCTTGATCGTGTAGGCCTCGGCTTCATCCACGCCGAGGGTGGCGAAGAGCACCACCAGGCGGTGCCGGATGATGTCGTCCAGCCAGATCAGGGTCGCGCCGCTCTTCGAGGGGAGCTGCACGAAGCGGGGGAGCAGGTCGGTGGGCAGCCGGATGAGGGCGTGGAGCGGCCGCTTGCCCGGGCGGCAGCGGTGGAGGCGGCAGGCGAAGTAGATGTCGTAGTCGTTTAGGTCCGGGACGTCGGCGACCTGGTCGAGCATCACCGGCATCAGGGTGGGCCGGACCTCCTCCTCGAAGTAGGTGCGGACGAAGTCGGTCTGCGCCTCGTCGAGGGTGTTCTCGTCGACGAAGTGGATGCCCTCGGCGGCCAGGGCCTCGAGGGTGGCGGTGTGGGCGGCGTCCCGCCGCCGCTGCTGCTCGAGGACGATCCGGTTGATCTGCCTGAGGACCGTGGCCGGATCGTGAGGCACGTACTTGCGGGCCTGCTTGCCGAGCTTGGCCAGCCTCTTGAGGGTGGCGACCCGCACCCGGAAGAACTCGTCGAGGTTGGAGGAGAAGATGCCGAGGAAGCGGATCCGCTCCTCGAGAGGGACGAGGGGGTTCTCGGCCTCCTGTAGCAGGCGCTCGTTGAAGGAGAGCCAGCTGATCTCCTTGTTGCGAATCTCGTTCGAGTCCAACCCCAGGAGCATAGGCACAGATCTGGAGCGGGGGGTAACATTCGGTACGGGTTGGCGATGCCATGAGCGAGGTCGCGGAAAAGGCCCCCGGCGTGGGGGCGCTCGAGCTGGTGCCCGGCCGCCCGCTCCTCCCCGAGCTGCGGCGGGTGGCCCGGGAGCAGGTGGAGGCGAACCTGGACGAGCTCGCGGCGCGCGACCTGCCCGCCGACGAGCTGGTCCACGAGGTCCGCAAGCGCTGCAAGAAGGTCCGGGCCCTCCTGCGGCTGCTGCGCCCCGCGCTCGGCGAGGCGGTCTACCGCCGCGAGAACGCCGCCTTCCGCGACGCCTCACGCCTGCTCGCCGAGTGGCGGGACGACGACGCCCTCCTGGAGGCCTGCGAGGCCCTCGAGGGCACGCTCGGCACGCCGGGCCTGCGCCGGAGTCATTCGGCCCTCGTGGGCCGGCTGCGCGCCCGGCGGGAGGCCCTGCGCGCCGACCCCGGGCACCTCGAGGAGCGGCTCGGCGCCTTCGCCCACGCGATGGACGAGGCCCGGCAGCGGATGGCCGGCTGGGAGCTGCGGGGCTCGGGCCGCAAGACCCTGCGCCGCGGTCTGCGCCGGACCTACGCCCGGGGGCGGCGGGAGCTCGCCCGCTGCGAGGAGGCGCCCGGCGAGGAGGCCTTCCACGGCTGGCGCAAGCGGGTGAAGTACCACGGCTACCACCTGCGCCTGCTCCAGGGCGCCTGGCCCGCGGGGCTGGCCGCCCGCCTCGAGCGGGTGAAGGCCCTCGGGCAGTGCCTGGGGGACCACCACGACCTCACCGTGCTGGGGCAGCGCGTGAGGCAGGAGGGTGGGCGCCTGGGCCTCGAGCCCCGGGCGCGCGGCGCCTACCTGCGCTTCCTGAAGGCCCGGCAGCGGGCCCTGGAGACCCGAGCCCTGGAGGAGGGCGCCTTCTTCTTCGTCGATCCCCCGGCGGCCGAGGCCCGGCGCCTCCTGGCCTACTGGGAGCTCGCGGGCCGGCGCTGAACCCTCAGGCGTTCGCCGCCAGGTGACGCAGCACCCGGGGAGGATGGAGGGCGAGGAGGTGGCCGGGGCCCCCCGGGTGCCACTCCACCTGGGCCGCGCCGGCCTTCTTGAGGCGCCAGGCGGGATCCGCGCGCCCCAGCAGCCCGGCCAGGAGCAGGTCGAGGTGGGGGGCGTGACCCACCACCGCGATGATCCGGCACTCCAGCTCGGCGATGAGGGTGAGGGACTGCGGGATCGAGCCGAAGGGCTCGAGGTGGGCGCTCTCGAGCTGCTCCACCTCGGCCTCGCCGCAGGCCTCGCGCAGGAGGTCGGCCGTCTGGCGGGCGCGCAGGTAGGGGCTCGAGAGGATCAGCCCCGGGGCGCCGGAGGCCAGCACCAGCCCCCGGGCCGCCTGCCGGGTGCGCTCGAGGCCCCGCTCGGTGAGGTGGCGCTCGGCGTCCTCGCGAGGGCAGCCCGGCTCTCCCCGCTCGATGGCGATCCCGTGGCGGAAGAGGAGGATGTGCTTGGGATCCATGGGCTCTCCCCGGTCTACTTTCCGGCCTTCTTCCCCGGGGCCTTCTTGCGGGAGCGGGCGTCCTTCTTGCGCTTGCCGCGGCTCTCGAGGGCCGCCTCCATGCGCTCGATGACGGTCTCGAGGACCTGCACCCGCGCGTGGCGCTTGTCGTCTCCGGCCACCAGGGTCCAGGGCGCATCGTGGGTGCTGGTGCGATCGACCATCTCGTTCACCGCGGCCTCGTAGGCGCCCCACTTCTCCCGGTTGCGCCAGTCCTCGTCGGTGATCTTGAACTGCTTCCAGGGGGTCGCCTGCCGCTCCTCGAAGCGGCGCAGCTGCTCCTCCTTGCTGATGTGCAGCCAGAACTTGCACAGCACGATTCCGTGGTCGATGAGGTGGTCCTCGAAGGCGTTGATCTCCCCGAAGGAGCGCCGCCACTCGGTCTCGGTGGCGAAGCCCTCCACCCGCTCGACGAGCACCCGCCCGTACCAGGAGCGGTCGAAGATCCGCACCATGCCGTCCGCGGGGATCTCGCGCCAGAAGCGCCAGAGGTAGTGCTGCAGCTTCGCCTCGCCCTCGGGCGCGGCGATCCGGACGACCCGGTAGAGGCGGGCGTCGATGGGGGAGATCAGGCGGCGGATGGCGCCGCCCTTCCCGCCGGCGTCCCAGCCCTCGAAGGCGCAGACCGTCGCGATGCGCTGCTGGTAGAGCTCCCAGCCCAGGGCCTGCAGCCGGGTCTGGGCGGCGGCCAGCCGGGAGCGGTAGCCCTTCTTGGTGAGCTTCGCCGAGAGGTCCACGGTGTCGAGGATGGTGTGCCCGGCCTCGGCGGAGGGATCCCCCGAGGGCCGGGAGGGCTTCTCGGCGGCGTGGTCCAGGGCCCGGCGCGTGGTCTCGAGGATCAGCTCGGCGGCGGTGATGTCCCGGTAGAGGGGATCGGTCGACTCGACCACGTGCCAGGGGCAGGCGCCGGTGTCGGTGATGCGGATCGCGCGCTCGGTCGCGGCCATCATCCGCTCGTAGTGCTTCGCGTACTTCTTCGCCATCGGCGAGACGGTCCAGTTCTTCTTCTTCGACTCCTTGTGGCGCCTCTTCTGGGCGTCGGCGGAGAGGTGAAGCCAGAGCTTCACCAGGATCGCGCCGCCGTCGCTGATGGTGCGCTCGAAGTCGGCGATCTGGTGCAGGCGCCGCTCGAAGCTCGCCTCGTCCAGCTCCTCGAAGCCCCGGCCATTGATGGGGTCGGTGTACCAGCCGCCGAAGAGCACGCCGGTGCGCCCCCCCGGGGGGAGCTGCTGCCAGTAGCGCCAGGCCCAGGGGCGGGCCGCCTCCTGGTCCGTGAGCTGCCAGAAGCTCACGGTGTTGACGGTGCGCGCGTCGAGCCAGCCGGTCAGCTGATTGACCAGCAGGCTCCTCCCCGCGCCCTCGACCCCCGCCACGAGGATGATGATCGGCCGGCCCGCCGCGGCAGCATCCTGCTGCGCCTGGACCAGCCCCATCCTCAGCTCCGGCACGCGCTTCTCGAACTGGGCCTTCGAGAGCTTGTGCCCCACCTCCGCAGCCTCGAACATTCCACCACCCTAAACCAGAAATCATGATTCCCGAACACGCCCGGCTTGCAGGCCGCACCCGCCTGCGGCGTCAGGCCTCGGTCACCTAGCTAAGGCTAGGCTCCCTCACCCTTCCTTGCATCCGGGCACGTCCGCGGCGCCATCCGCTGTTCGGGAATCATGATCTCTGGTTTAGCGCGCCGGCGCGTGCGGCGCAGCAGGCGGGCTGACGAGAAGACGCCCCTCTCCCGGGGGTGGGAGAGGGGCGGGACGGGCCTCGTCGAAGACCTGGGACCGGCGATCGTGCTCCACGGGGAGGCAGGCGGCGGAGGTGAGGAGGACGAGGGCGAGGGCGAGGGTGGCGTCGAAGCGGGGGTTGAGCACGGTTGGCTCTCCTTTCGCCCCCTTCAACACCGGGGCTTCGGGAAAGTGTCACCGGGGGTGCCGACTCCTCCTTCAGGGGCCCAGACCCACCCACTCGGCGCCGTCCTCGAAGACCTCGCGCTTCCAGATGGGGACGTCGGCCTTCAGGGCCTCGATGGCGTGGCGGCAGCCCTCGAAGGCCTCCGCCCGGTGCGGCGCGGCCACCGCGATCACCACGGCCAGCTCACCGAGGCCGAGCACGCCCACCCGGTGGTGGATGGCGCAGCGGGCGCCCGGCCAGCGGGCCTCCACCTCGTCGGCGATCCGGCGCAGGACCCGCTCGGCCATCGGCCGGTAGGCCTCGTACTCCAGGCGCACGACCTGCTTGCCCCGGCTCTGGCGCCGCACCTGCCCCTGGAAGGTGACGACGCCGCCGGCGCCGTCGTCGGTGACGCAGGCCTCGACCGCGCGCGGATCCAGCGGCGCGTCGAGGACGGCGATGGCGCCCGGATGCGCGCTCATCCCCCGGCCACCGGGGGGATGATCGCCACCTCGTCGCCCTCCCGCAGGGGGGCGTCGTCGTCCACGAAGTCCTCGTTCACCGCCAGCCGGCAGCGGGGCAGCAGGCGCTCGAGCCCGGGCCACTCGGCCGCCAGCCGGACCCGCAGCGCGCCCACGTCGAGGCCCTCCTCGACGGCCAGTTCGGCCTCGCTCTGGCCTCCGGCGGCGTCCCGGGCCGCGGCGAAGAAGAGGATCTCAAGCTGCATCGGGGGATGGTTGCACACCCCCTCCCGGACTGCCAAGATGACCGGACTGCCCCGGTTTTTTCACGGGTGAAACCTCCCGCCTCGCAAAGGGTCGTCTTCATGGTTCTCCTGCGCCGCTTCGCCCTCCCTCTGCTCTTCTGCGCACTCCTCCTCGCCCCGGGCTGCCCCAAGAACAACGGCGACGGGGACGGCGGCACCCCCGACGCCTCGGGCGACGGGGGCGGGACCGACGGCGGCGGCGTCGACGCCGGACCCACCCTCTGCCGCTCCGACTACGAGTGCGACACCGGTGAGATCTGCGAGGACGCCACCGGCGACTGCATCGCCGGCAACGCCTGCAACCCCTCCCTGGGCTTCGCCAACTGCAACTTCCCCACCGACGGGGCGGGCTGCGGGATGACCGGGCCCGAGGACTGCGTCTGTGATCCGGCGGACAGCATCTGCCGCGAGCGCCGCATCCTCTGCGAGCCCTGCGCGTCGAACGAGCAGTGCGGCAACCACCCCCTCTACGACCGGCCCGCCGACTGCGTCTCCTACGGCGGTGAGACGGTCTGCCTGGCCCCCGCGGGCACCCGCGGCTGCCCCCAGGGCTACGAGCCCGACGCCAACAACGTCTGCGTGCCGGCCGGCGGCGACTGCGCCTCGGTCTTCGCCTGCGTCGCCGACGCCGACTGCCCGCCGGCGCGGCCGATCTGCAACCTCTCCACCGGCACCTGCGCCAAGGGCTGCGTCTTCGACCTCGAGACCGGCGACTCGACCTGCGCCAGCAACCAGGTCTGTCACGAGGACGGGAAGTGCCGCCTGCCCTGCGATCCGCAGAACGACAACTGCGCCGACTTCAACCCGGAGTTCATCTGCAAGGAGGACACCGGCGGGAACTGGCGCTGCCGCCACGACGGCTGCATCGACAACATCGAGTGCGAGGTCCCGCAGGACAGCCCCTACGTCGGCTTCTGTGAGCTCACCAGCCACGCCTGCGTCCTCGATCGCTGCCGCCCCGAGCGCACCGAGGCCGACGGCAGCAACCCCGACTGCAAGCTCCCCAACCGCTGTGACAACAGCGGCGCCTGCGTGCCCATGACCTGCCTCGAGCGTGGCGGCGCCCCCCTGGCCTGCCTGCCCAACAACATCTGCTGCGGTGAGTGCCGCAACGTGCTGGGCAACCCCTCCCGCGACGCCTGCGATCCCTGGGCCTGCAACGGCTCCGAGACCCCGCAGGGCGAGCCGGCCCTCGACGGCTGCGTGATCGCCCCGAACCCGCCCTGGTGTCAGTCCTGCGGCGACGACGCCGAGTGCGCGGGCTCGAACCCGGTCGAGGATGCGCGCGACACCGGGAAGTGCCTGAACAACGTCTGCAGCCCCACCTGCCAGACCAACACCGACTGCCCGACCCTCTGGGGCTGCCAGTACCTCTTCGCGGGCTGCGATCCGACCCAGCCCGACCAGTGCGGCACCGGAGGCTCCTGCGTGGACGACGCCCCCTACGGGCCGCAGTGCACCAGCGACAACGACTGCAACACCGACGCGGGCCAGTCCTGCGTGGCCGACCCGGCCGACGGCGTGCAGAAGTGCCACGCGGCCTTCAACGTCTGCGACTGCACCTCGGGTGGAGCGCCCGCCGACACCAACTGCCCCACCGACACTCGCTGCGCCGAGACCGGCTTCCAGAAGCACCGCTGCGTCGCGACCAAGGTCTGCCTCCCGGGCCAGGATCTCTGCCAGTAGCGCCGGCGGCCCCTCACTCCTCCTGGCCTTCCGCCGGCCCGTGAGCTG encodes the following:
- the pap gene encoding polyphosphate:AMP phosphotransferase, yielding MFEAAEVGHKLSKAQFEKRVPELRMGLVQAQQDAAAAGRPIIILVAGVEGAGRSLLVNQLTGWLDARTVNTVSFWQLTDQEAARPWAWRYWQQLPPGGRTGVLFGGWYTDPINGRGFEELDEASFERRLHQIADFERTISDGGAILVKLWLHLSADAQKRRHKESKKKNWTVSPMAKKYAKHYERMMAATERAIRITDTGACPWHVVESTDPLYRDITAAELILETTRRALDHAAEKPSRPSGDPSAEAGHTILDTVDLSAKLTKKGYRSRLAAAQTRLQALGWELYQQRIATVCAFEGWDAGGKGGAIRRLISPIDARLYRVVRIAAPEGEAKLQHYLWRFWREIPADGMVRIFDRSWYGRVLVERVEGFATETEWRRSFGEINAFEDHLIDHGIVLCKFWLHISKEEQLRRFEERQATPWKQFKITDEDWRNREKWGAYEAAVNEMVDRTSTHDAPWTLVAGDDKRHARVQVLETVIERMEAALESRGKRKKDARSRKKAPGKKAGK
- a CDS encoding 5'-deoxyadenosine deaminase — protein: MDLLFSGGTIVTMDPERRVLEGDLLVRDGRIVALGEIPGEVLAAGHGQRPVDCRGKILIPGLIQSHVHLCQTLFRGQAEELELLDWLRERIWPFEAAHDPESLRVSAELGIAELIAGGTTACLDMGTVRHTDAIFEAAEETGFRLTGGKAMMDVRRGLPAGLREKTSDSLKESDRLRERWEGEAGGRLRYAYAPRFVLSCTEELLQGVAERCADGARVHTHASESQEELAAVRERSGLDNVAYLDRLGLTGERVALAHCVWLTAREQRILAETGTHLLHCPSSNLKLGSGLAKIPELEALGVHVALGPDGAPCNNNLDQWVEMRLMALIHLPRVGPAGFPARKVFEAATLGGARALGLEQEVGSLEVGKRGDLAVLDLQRPATLPGGQDIYSRLVFSAGRDCVETVAIDGQIVFDHGVFLTLDRDRVLREADAHARAIVGRIG
- the ppk1 gene encoding polyphosphate kinase 1 codes for the protein MDSNEIRNKEISWLSFNERLLQEAENPLVPLEERIRFLGIFSSNLDEFFRVRVATLKRLAKLGKQARKYVPHDPATVLRQINRIVLEQQRRRDAAHTATLEALAAEGIHFVDENTLDEAQTDFVRTYFEEEVRPTLMPVMLDQVADVPDLNDYDIYFACRLHRCRPGKRPLHALIRLPTDLLPRFVQLPSKSGATLIWLDDIIRHRLVVLFATLGVDEAEAYTIKLTRDAELDIDDDVFESYVDKVAKSLEKRKAGDPVRFVYDRSMPDDTRRLLTRKLGLKGSDSDFLPGGRYHNLKDLIRFPAVGKANLRYRRHVPAPHPALEGASSILARMQRGDVLLHFPYQSFTHVIDLLREASIDPKVRSIQITLYRLASQSSVIKALINAAKNGKEVTAVIELQARFDEQANIHWSEELQREGVRVIQGVQGLKVHSKLILVTRRSSKGDDLHACIGTGNFNETTARLYSDHVLLTTNRKITREVARVFEFLTGTYEVSGYRHLLVSPFNARRKFDRLICQEIENAKAGLRARITVKLNNITDPELTHRLYEAAEAGVEVELMVRGMFSPVIAGKKRKARMEATGIIDRFLEHSRILVFFNGGDEKVYLTSADWMPRNLDRRLEVGCPIYDEEIKKELLAFLDFHRRDTQKARLLHGKRLKNELRSEVSGRRIRAQESLRLWLKSGG
- a CDS encoding histidine phosphatase family protein, encoding MDPKHILLFRHGIAIERGEPGCPREDAERHLTERGLERTRQAARGLVLASGAPGLILSSPYLRARQTADLLREACGEAEVEQLESAHLEPFGSIPQSLTLIAELECRIIAVVGHAPHLDLLLAGLLGRADPAWRLKKAGAAQVEWHPGGPGHLLALHPPRVLRHLAANA
- a CDS encoding CHAD domain-containing protein, coding for MSEVAEKAPGVGALELVPGRPLLPELRRVAREQVEANLDELAARDLPADELVHEVRKRCKKVRALLRLLRPALGEAVYRRENAAFRDASRLLAEWRDDDALLEACEALEGTLGTPGLRRSHSALVGRLRARREALRADPGHLEERLGAFAHAMDEARQRMAGWELRGSGRKTLRRGLRRTYARGRRELARCEEAPGEEAFHGWRKRVKYHGYHLRLLQGAWPAGLAARLERVKALGQCLGDHHDLTVLGQRVRQEGGRLGLEPRARGAYLRFLKARQRALETRALEEGAFFFVDPPAAEARRLLAYWELAGRR
- the cdd gene encoding cytidine deaminase codes for the protein MASAKRKQGTPDLRALEDTLVEAALEARKKAYAPYSGFLVGAALLTESGEIVGGCNVENASYGLSICAERTAVARAVAQGHQHFTMVAVATQSSPPSPPCGVCLQTLAEFETDLRVVLVNPQGERARLQLTTLLPVRFQKKSLED